A region from the Pseudomonas sp. KU26590 genome encodes:
- a CDS encoding amino acid ABC transporter permease has protein sequence MNQNQAEQLQAERRKTENAFDITQYEHVPRRYYGRIFFATLIIIALAGLARAFANGQIEWSYIGQFLTSQAILWGLLNTIIMSILAMILGVVIGVITAIMRMSSNPILRYVAITYTWLFRGTPLILQLLLWFNLALIFPVIGIPGVFEIDTVSLMTPFVAALLGLSINQGAYTAEVVRAGLLSVDTGQYEAAKSIGMPRLQALRRVILPQAMRVIIPPVGNEFISMVKMTSLASVIQYSELLHNAQNIYYANARVMELLIVAGIWYLAVVTVLSFGQSRLELRFARGAGKRS, from the coding sequence ATGAATCAGAATCAGGCGGAGCAGCTGCAAGCCGAGCGCAGGAAGACCGAAAACGCGTTCGACATCACCCAGTACGAACACGTCCCTCGCCGCTATTACGGGCGCATTTTTTTCGCGACCCTGATCATCATTGCCCTCGCCGGCCTGGCCCGCGCGTTTGCCAACGGACAGATCGAGTGGAGTTATATCGGCCAGTTCCTGACCTCCCAGGCCATTCTGTGGGGGCTGCTGAACACCATCATCATGTCGATTCTGGCGATGATCCTCGGGGTGGTGATCGGCGTAATCACGGCCATCATGCGCATGTCGTCGAACCCGATTTTGCGTTACGTCGCGATCACCTACACCTGGCTGTTTCGCGGCACGCCGCTGATTTTGCAGTTGCTGCTGTGGTTTAACCTGGCGCTTATCTTCCCGGTGATCGGCATTCCCGGCGTGTTCGAGATCGACACGGTCAGCCTGATGACGCCCTTCGTTGCCGCGCTGCTGGGCCTGAGCATCAATCAGGGCGCGTACACCGCTGAGGTTGTGCGCGCAGGTTTGTTGTCCGTGGACACCGGTCAGTACGAGGCCGCCAAGTCCATCGGCATGCCGCGCCTGCAGGCGCTGCGTCGGGTGATCCTGCCCCAGGCCATGCGCGTGATCATCCCCCCGGTCGGCAACGAATTCATCAGCATGGTGAAGATGACCAGCCTTGCCAGCGTCATCCAGTATTCCGAATTGCTGCACAACGCGCAGAACATCTACTACGCCAACGCCCGGGTCATGGAGCTGCTGATCGTCGCGGGGATCTGGTACCTGGCGGTGGTGACTGTCCTGTCGTTCGGCCAAAGCCGGCTGGAGCTGCGTTTTGCCCGCGGCGCCGGCAAGCGCTCTTAA